Genomic DNA from Desulfuromonas versatilis:
TCGCCGGGGGGCGACTACGCCTACCTGGACGAGCAGGGGCGCTACCGCGTGCGCCTCGGGTTCGACCGCGCCGCCACCCCCGCCGGCGAGGCCAGCCATCCCCTGCGCCTGCTGCAGCCATACAGCGGGGAAAATTACGGCCAGCACTGCCCGCTGCACGCCGGCACCGAGGTGGCCGTGGCCTGCGTCAACGGCGACCTCGACCGGCCGGTGATCCTTGGCGCGCTCCCCAACCCCGACACCCCCACCCCGGTCACCAGCGCCAACCCCAGCCAGAACATCCTGCGCACCTGGGGCGGAAACGAACTGCTAATGGACGACCGCAAGGGGGCGGAGAAGATCGAGCTGTTCACCCGCGAGCGCCAAAACATCCTCTCCCTGGACGCCGACCGGGCCGGCCACCGCCTGCGCCTGGCCAGCGAGGAGGGCGAGATGGAGGTGCAGGCGGCCAAGACCCTGCTGCTCGAATCCGGCGACAGCCACCGGCTGCAAAGCGGTGGCGACCACCAGATCAGCGTGGAGAACAGCCAGCGGCTGGCGACCAAGAACCAGCAGATCGAACTGCAGTCCGCCACCGACATCCGCCACAAGGCCAAAGAGAATATCCGGCTCCAGGCCGAGGCCGAGAACATCGAGCTGACCGCCGGCAGAAACCTGGTGATGGAAGTCGCCGAGGGGATGTCCGTCGAGGTGCGCAACCAAAACCTCTCTCTGCAGGTGCAAAGTGGCAACCTGAGCATCCAGGCCTCCGGCGCCATCAGCGTCAACGGCCAGGGCGGCGGCGCCATCCTGATCGGCCAGTCCGGCGGCGAACTCGAAATCGCCCCCGACGGCGCCATCACCATCGATTCGCATACCGTGGAGATCAACGGGCAGAGCGTGAATATTCAGGGTTCGCAGAATGCGCAGGGTGGGGGCGGTGGGTTTGCCGGTGTTCAAACCACTGGTGCTTTGACCGCGGTAAGTTCTAACGTCAACCCGAGTGAAGGGCAGATTTTCCAAAACGCAAATCCAGGGCCAGATGGAAGTAATAGCCCAGGCCAGGGGGCAAAAAACGATTTCGGCAGAATGGCCGTCGGAGAGCCGAGTGGTATTTCTGGCCCTGCATCATTTTCATCTCGGGCGCAGGAACTGGAGGCCAAAAAGCAACGTTTGGCGGAGCGACAAGCGTTGATACAAAAAGGCCGGGAAAAAACCAAAAACCTATCCGGGAAGGACAAAGAAAAACTTCAGGCTGCAACTGACAGGCTGGACCTTAACAACCGCGCCGTGGAGCGTGCCAGACTCGCCGATGACGTGTACAACGCGCCAGGCGAGAAGGAGCCACCAATTGGATGGAAACGCTCTAGCAACAACCCCGATGATTTGCCGGAGTCGTTAAAAGATGCGGTTTGGGAGGATCCCGATTCGGGGTTCCGGGCCGCCTTTTACGAATCCGATATTGACGGGAGTAAGGTTCTTGCTTTTCGGGGTACCGCCGACAAGGCTGGGTGGAAAAACAACCTCGCGCAGGGCCTTGGTTTTGAGTCAGTGCAATATGAGCGGTCTATAATGCTTGCATCAGACATTGAAAATGCTTATCCGAACGGTTTTGAAATCTCTGGGCATTCCTTGGGCGGTGGCCTGACCTCTGCCGCCAGTATTGTCACAGGGGCAAAGGGATTCAGTTTCAACGCCGCCGGCCTGCATCCAAATACTATAAAAGATTATGGGCTGACACGTTCAGCAGGAGAAAAATTAATCGATACCTACCAAGTCAGAGGCGAGGTCCTTACCTCTGCCCAAAGCCCGCTAGTCAATGCTTTCGCAACTCCTCTGGGAACAGGTGTTCGTTATCTCCGCCAAGCCAATCCCGTGAGTCTCTACAAGGCCGCCACAGGAGCGAAGTCTCTTAACTTGCAGCCTGTTTGGGTTTACGATGCCGTGGGAGAAACACATGAACTTCCGGCGGTTGATGAGAATGGACAGTCGCAGTCAATATTTAAGGCCGGCCCGGTCACTCGTCACGGCATGGAAAATGTCATTAATGGAATCGAAAAACAGAAAACGGATGATAAAAATGCGATTGAGATGGCCCTCAAATCAACTTAATTGTTTCAAGTGGTTTGCTCAATTATTAGCGATCATGATAATGGTGTTGTTCGGTTGTGACGACGGATATGGAGTAAATAAAATGCGTGTAGAAGATTTTTTCAACGACCCGCAAGTCCTGCTGATGATTAAAGTTGCCGAAAAAGGGGATGTTACCAAGCTTAAAAAACTCGTAGATGAGGGTGTTGATCCGAATACCTTTGGCAACGAGGGGATGACAGTGCTCATGTGGGAATTGGGGCAGCAAAACAAAAAAGCCATGAAGGCCCTTCTTGCTGTCGGAGCCGACCCGAATTTAACCGATTCAACAGGGGATTCGCCGATGTCTATGGTCGCTGCCGCCAAAGACACTGAGTTGATGAAAGTGTTATTGGAAGGCGGGGGAGATCCTGATGTAAAAAATCGTTTAGGAGAGCCAGCACTGTTTATTGCGGTTGGGCCGCGACGTCTTGCAAATGTCAAAACGCTGCTTGATTTCGGTGCGGATATCAATGCTACGGACAGAATGGGTGCTACCCCCATTCTGAAGGCAGCCACTCTAAACCAATTTGAAATTGTTGCCTACTTACTAGAGCGAGGGGCTGATTACAAAAAGGCGAATGCTACTGGTGCCACATTAGCCTGGCGGGTCCAGAAAAGCCGTGTTGACCCGAGTCTTCCCCATTATAAATGGCGCGAAAAAGTAATCAAAATGCTTGAAGAGCGAGGGGTAAAATTCCCTGTTCCGCATCCTGCGGAGTCAAAATAGCTGGTTGCGACATACAGAGAAATATAGGACATCGAAATTCAAGCATGGTTCATATATGAACTCCTTTTTGGGGAATTCAAATATTTTCTTCAATTCGGCCAACCGCAGCCAGTTCGCCTTCCGCGTGCAGGGGGTGCCGGACGAGACGTTCTCCGTCAAGAGTTTCACGGGACAGGAGCACGCCCTCTCCGAGGACTACCTGTTTCAGGTGGTTTTGCAGGCCGAGGTGCCGCTGGATCCCGGCCACTGCGTCGGTCGAAGCGCGGTGCTGGAGCTGGATTGGGGCGGGGAACCGGTATTCGTCCACGGCGTGGTCAGCGAGTTCAGCCTGGCCGGGGCGCTGCCCGGCGGCGGGTATGAGTACTTGGCGAACCTGGCCTCTCCCCTTTTTCCCCTGAAACCCTCGCGCAGCAATCGGGTGTTCCTCAACAAATCGACTCCGCAGATCATCGATGAGGTGCTGCTCGGTGTCGGCATGCCAGCCGCCGGGTTTGCACAATCCCTGAAAGGCACCTACCGGCAGCGCGAATACACCGTCCAATACGACGAAAGCGACTACGACTTTCTGCGCCGGTTGATCGATGCCGAGGGGATCTTCTTCCGCTTCGAATCCTCCCGGGAATGCGCCAAGGTCATTTTTCACGACAGCGTCGAGGCGCTGCCCAGCCTGAGGGGGGGCGGGGAGTTGCTCTATCAGGAGCAGACCGGTGCGGTGCGCAGCCTGGAGACGATCTTCGCATTCCGGCCGCGGGCCAGGCTGCTGGCCGGCGAAGTGAATCTGCGCGACTACAACTACCGTCGGCCCGCAGAGATTCTGGATGCCCACGGCGGCAGCGATGCCCGAGGCAAGGGCGCGGAGGATCGTCACGGCGAGAACGTCAAGAGCATGGAGGAGGGGGAGCGGATCGCCCGCATCCGCCAGCAGGCCAACGACTGGCAGCGCGAAACCTTCGTCGCCGAATCGGACTGCCGGGGCGTGGCGCCGGGGAAAAAAATTACCCTGTGCGGCTATCCCGAACCGGCCTGCAACGGCGAGTACCTGATCATCGAGGTCGAGCACCAGGGGGACCAGGGGACCGGTTTCGCCTTCGGCGGGCAGGCCAAGGGGATGAGCTACCGCAACAAGATGCTGCTGATCCGCGCGGGGATCCCCTTTCGCAGGCCGCTGCCCGCGCCGCGCCGGGTGCATGGCACCTTCACCGCCCGCATCGAGTCGAGCGGTGGCGAGTACGCCCACCTCGACGAGCAGGGTCGTTACCGGGTGCGGGTAGACTTTGACCGCGCCCATACCCCGGCGGCCGAGGCCAGCCATCCGGTCAGGCTGCTGCAGCCCTACGGCGGCAACAACTACGGCTGGCACCACCCGCTGCACGCCGGCACCGAGGTGGCCTTGAGCTGCATCAACGGCGACCTGGATCGCCCGGTCATCCTCGGGGTGCTCTCCAACCCGGACACCCCCGCGACCGTGAACAGCTCCAATCCCAGCCAGAACATCCTGCGCACCCGGGGAGGCAACGAACTGCTTCTGGACGACCGCAAGGGGGGGGAGAAAGTCGAGCTGTTCACCAAGGAGCGCAAGAACATCCTCTCCCTCGATGCCCACGGCGAGGGGCACCTGCTGCGCCTGGCCACCGAGGAAGGCGAGATGGAGGTGCTGGCAGGCAAGACCCTGCTGATCGAATCCGGCGACACCCAAACCCTGGAGGCCGGCAACGATCACCTGGTGACGGTGGAAAAGGCCCAGCGGCTGCTGACCCGAAAGGGGTCCATCGAGGCCAAGGCCGCAACCGACCTGCGTATGCGTGCCGGCGAACACATCCTGATGCAGGCCGAGACCGCCAACCTGGAGATGAGCGCCGGCGCCGACCTGCAGGCCGAGGTGGGAGATTCCCTGTCGGCGGCGGTGAACGGCGAGAACCTGGAGATTCTCGTCGGCCAGGGCGAAATCAGCATGCAGGCGGCGGGGGCCATCACCGTCGCCGGGCAGGGAGGCGGCACCCTGCACATCGGGCAGGGAAGCGGCGCGATCGAGATTAGCTCCGGCGGCGACCTGGCCCTGGAGGCACCGAAACTGCAGATCAACGCCACCACCATCACCATCAAGGGTGGCAGCATGGGGAACAATTAGGTTGTGGAAACCGTAAAGCATCTGGCCACGGATCAAATCTGATCAAATCGGATTTTAAGGCTAAAAAAATTCTGGTTGAATAGCCGGAAGGTTATGCCCTCAATAAGCTATGCCTTTGACCTATCAGAGTTTATCCGATCTTATCCGTGGCTAATTGAAGTCTTTGGTTCGATTGTCCGGGGAAGCTTATTCCCATAGGAAAACGGAAAAATCTATGAGCAACGTTACCAGCATCTATCGAGGAGCGCTCCCGGCGCCCGAACAGAACTGCATCGCCACTGTGGTCGAAGTGAAAGGGGGGGAAGCCGTCAGTGTCACCGGCCTGCCCGGCAGCATTGAACCTGTGGCTGTAAGCGGCCATTTCAGCGAGGTACCGCCCCTCAAGGCGGGCGACCGGGTGGCGGTGATGCTCACCGGCGCCGGGCCCATCGTCATGGCGCGCCTCAGGGCCAGGGGGGAGCAGCCCGGGCCGCGGATCGAGGACGAGGAAGGGCAGCTGGTGCTCGATGCGGAAAAAGGGATCCGCCTGCAGTGCGGCGAGAGCCGCATCGAGTTGACCCCCGACGGGCGTATCTGGGTGGACGGCAGGGAGATCTACAGCGTCGCCGCCGGCAGGATGCGCCTGCAGGGCGCCGTCATCGAGCTGAACTGATTATTCCATGCAGGTATTTTTCGCCCAGACCCACCGCGACGGCGCGGGCCTGCTGTTCCGCCAACGCAGCCAGTGGCTGGCCGCCGCAGAGGCCGACGCCGAGGCCCTCGGTCGGTTGGAGCAGCGGCTGCGTCTGCACCTGCACGTGCTGGCGCGTCTGCCCAACCATGAGACCGAACCGCGCCGGGCGCCTGAGGCCTTCGTCTCTCTGGCCGCGTGCCTCAGTTCCCCCGATTCCGAAGTGCGCGAGGCCGCCCGCCGCCAGGCCGGCGAGTGGCTGCTCGCTGGCGGACCTGCCGGCGAGGGGGCGTTTGCGGCGCTGGCCCTGTTTCCCCTCTCGGGCCAGGACGAAACCCTGCTTGGGCTATATCAGCGGTACGCCGCGCTGCGCCCGATCCTCTTCGAGCTCTGGCGTGCCCAGGGCGCGCAGGTGCCCCCTGCCCTATTCAACAATGCCGAGCTGCTGGGGCGCAGCCCCGAGCTGCAGCGGGCGGCGCTGGCCTATGCCGCGGACCAGCAGAAAATAGGCGTCGAGCTGTTTCGCGCCTATTACCGTCACCTGCTCGGCCGCACCCTGCCCAACCGGTTTCCCGCCGGGGTGATGGGCCTGGCCCTGTGGGGAGGGATGGTTCGCCGCGACCCGGAAGCACTGTCGGCCTTGCGTCGGGGTATCGAGCTGGCGACCGAACCTGCCGAGCGAGATACGCTGTTGCGACTCGCCGCCCTCAGCGGCGATTCCGAGCTTTTGCCCGTGCTGCGCAGCCACCTGCAGCAGAGCCCGGAGGGCGGCTGCCGACTCCTTGCTCTGCACGGCAGCCGGGAAGCGGCCCGCGAGCTGAGCGTCCTGCTGCAGCAGCCGCGTTTCATGGAGCCGGCGGCCCAGGCCTGGGAGCAGCTGACGGGACATCCCCTGCCGCTTCAGCCCAGGCTCAGGTTGATCGAGGGGAAAGGCGGCGGAGGCTCGACCCACAGCGTTTCGGCGACCGAGGCAGCCGGAAGGTGGCTGGAGGAAAACCAGAGCACATGGGCGCCGTCCGGGCGGATCTGCCGGGGAAGGCCCCTGCGCCAGGAATCCCTGGTCGAGTTGGCCCTGGAGCGGGTCGGCCGGCACCATCGGGACCGGTTCGACCTGCTTGCCCTGGAGCTGGGGCGCCCGCTGGGGATTCAACCGGAAAACTGGATGGCCGAGCGCCGCGAGCGACTGGGGAAATTGAAAATGTCCACGGGGCAAAGCGCCCCTGCCGCCACCCGGGAGGGACGCAGCCATGCTTGAGCTGGACAACCGATCCGGGTGGGCGGCTGGCCTTTATCCCGGCTGGAGCCGGGACGGCCGGCGGCAGATGACCGTGGTGGTCAAGGCGGCCTTCCGGTTTGAGGAGAACGGGCGCCTCGCCCCCTGCGAGGCGCCGCCCGCCATCGAAGAGGCGGATCGTTACTGGAGCGAGCCGGGGCGCTCGAGCCTGGCCGCCGCCTGCGAAACCGTCCCCTTCAAGGCCGGTGGCGAGCTGCTGGTCAGCGGCACCGCCCGTCCGGCCAGGGCCGGGGCGACGGTCATGGAGGTCGCGGTCGGTCTGCGCCGGGCTGACGACAGATTCTGGGAAAAAAAACTGCGGGTGTTCGGTCCGCGGCGCTGGGAAAAGGGCCTTCTCGGCATCTCGGCCAGCCATCCCGGGCCGCTGCAGCCGCTCCCCCTGCGCTACGAGAGCGCCTATGGCGGCATCGACCCGAACCACGAAGAGCAGCTCTACGAACTCAATCCGGCGGGCCAGGGTTACAGCCAGAAGGGGTGGCGGGTCAAGGGGATGGCGCTGCCGCAGATCGAGATCGGGCCCAGGTTCATCA
This window encodes:
- the tssI gene encoding type VI secretion system tip protein TssI/VgrG, which codes for MTDLSANPSGAFGLAAHLSQFALRVQGLAEDAFALQGFTGNSHGLSEDYLFSVVVEAETLVPPGEVVGAGAVLEIQRGGEAVLIHGLLSEFSLTGATTAGGYEYVAGLSSPLYPLKLSRRNRVFLGRSVPEIVQGVLTGAGLAAADFSLSLENDYPLREFTVQYGESDFDFLRRLIDAEGIFLRFESTRERAKVIFHDGVEQLPELSGGPLLYQVQTGSVRGRETVFALHPRAKLLTGEVQLRDYNYRTPEVGLEAHASGSTSGHGRGYRFGENFKSLQEGQGAARIRQQACDWQREVLTAESDCRGVAPGHKLAITGHPDPTCNGEFTVIEVEHQGDQKAGFAYGRRAQGMSYRNKMLLIPAGVPFRKPPAEKRPMHGVFTARIESPGGDYAYLDEQGRYRVRLGFDRAATPAGEASHPLRLLQPYSGENYGQHCPLHAGTEVAVACVNGDLDRPVILGALPNPDTPTPVTSANPSQNILRTWGGNELLMDDRKGAEKIELFTRERQNILSLDADRAGHRLRLASEEGEMEVQAAKTLLLESGDSHRLQSGGDHQISVENSQRLATKNQQIELQSATDIRHKAKENIRLQAEAENIELTAGRNLVMEVAEGMSVEVRNQNLSLQVQSGNLSIQASGAISVNGQGGGAILIGQSGGELEIAPDGAITIDSHTVEINGQSVNIQGSQNAQGGGGGFAGVQTTGALTAVSSNVNPSEGQIFQNANPGPDGSNSPGQGAKNDFGRMAVGEPSGISGPASFSSRAQELEAKKQRLAERQALIQKGREKTKNLSGKDKEKLQAATDRLDLNNRAVERARLADDVYNAPGEKEPPIGWKRSSNNPDDLPESLKDAVWEDPDSGFRAAFYESDIDGSKVLAFRGTADKAGWKNNLAQGLGFESVQYERSIMLASDIENAYPNGFEISGHSLGGGLTSAASIVTGAKGFSFNAAGLHPNTIKDYGLTRSAGEKLIDTYQVRGEVLTSAQSPLVNAFATPLGTGVRYLRQANPVSLYKAATGAKSLNLQPVWVYDAVGETHELPAVDENGQSQSIFKAGPVTRHGMENVINGIEKQKTDDKNAIEMALKST
- a CDS encoding ankyrin repeat domain-containing protein, with protein sequence MRVEDFFNDPQVLLMIKVAEKGDVTKLKKLVDEGVDPNTFGNEGMTVLMWELGQQNKKAMKALLAVGADPNLTDSTGDSPMSMVAAAKDTELMKVLLEGGGDPDVKNRLGEPALFIAVGPRRLANVKTLLDFGADINATDRMGATPILKAATLNQFEIVAYLLERGADYKKANATGATLAWRVQKSRVDPSLPHYKWREKVIKMLEERGVKFPVPHPAESK
- a CDS encoding type VI secretion system Vgr family protein, whose translation is MNSFLGNSNIFFNSANRSQFAFRVQGVPDETFSVKSFTGQEHALSEDYLFQVVLQAEVPLDPGHCVGRSAVLELDWGGEPVFVHGVVSEFSLAGALPGGGYEYLANLASPLFPLKPSRSNRVFLNKSTPQIIDEVLLGVGMPAAGFAQSLKGTYRQREYTVQYDESDYDFLRRLIDAEGIFFRFESSRECAKVIFHDSVEALPSLRGGGELLYQEQTGAVRSLETIFAFRPRARLLAGEVNLRDYNYRRPAEILDAHGGSDARGKGAEDRHGENVKSMEEGERIARIRQQANDWQRETFVAESDCRGVAPGKKITLCGYPEPACNGEYLIIEVEHQGDQGTGFAFGGQAKGMSYRNKMLLIRAGIPFRRPLPAPRRVHGTFTARIESSGGEYAHLDEQGRYRVRVDFDRAHTPAAEASHPVRLLQPYGGNNYGWHHPLHAGTEVALSCINGDLDRPVILGVLSNPDTPATVNSSNPSQNILRTRGGNELLLDDRKGGEKVELFTKERKNILSLDAHGEGHLLRLATEEGEMEVLAGKTLLIESGDTQTLEAGNDHLVTVEKAQRLLTRKGSIEAKAATDLRMRAGEHILMQAETANLEMSAGADLQAEVGDSLSAAVNGENLEILVGQGEISMQAAGAITVAGQGGGTLHIGQGSGAIEISSGGDLALEAPKLQINATTITIKGGSMGNN
- a CDS encoding DUF2169 family type VI secretion system accessory protein, giving the protein MLELDNRSGWAAGLYPGWSRDGRRQMTVVVKAAFRFEENGRLAPCEAPPAIEEADRYWSEPGRSSLAAACETVPFKAGGELLVSGTARPARAGATVMEVAVGLRRADDRFWEKKLRVFGPRRWEKGLLGISASHPGPLQPLPLRYESAYGGIDPNHEEQLYELNPAGQGYSQKGWRVKGMALPQIEIGPRFISAPTSRQTPAGFGPIAPFWKPRLSLFDKLDLEAVAWGGCPFPLEVAPELYNAAPPDQRFDGPFSGGEALHLKGLVEGAPPEGILVQVPRILPDLRLAVDGRTEALRAACDTLLVDTDARQLCLLWRSGIPWELGDKRSGWVILRDPERQEDAA